From Virgibacillus ihumii, the proteins below share one genomic window:
- a CDS encoding response regulator transcription factor encodes METNARVLVVDDEARIRRLIKMYLEKEEFIVEEAADGSEALQLALDNNYDVILLDIMMPEMDGIKVTEELRKEKSTPIIMLTAKGEESNRVQGFEVGTDDYIVKPFSPREVVLRVKALLRRISATSFSDGAPTKNLLVFPHLTIDHDAHRVTADGTEVALTPKEYELLCYLAKSPDKVFNRELLLKDVWEYEFFGDLRTVDTHVKRLREKLNNVSADAAKMIVTVWGVGYKFEVDDV; translated from the coding sequence ATGGAGACAAATGCCAGAGTACTTGTTGTTGATGATGAAGCAAGGATTCGACGCCTGATTAAAATGTATCTGGAAAAAGAAGAGTTCATTGTTGAAGAAGCTGCGGATGGATCAGAAGCACTGCAACTGGCACTGGATAATAATTACGATGTCATTTTACTGGATATTATGATGCCTGAAATGGACGGGATTAAGGTAACCGAGGAATTGCGGAAAGAAAAATCTACACCAATCATTATGCTTACCGCCAAGGGTGAGGAGTCCAACCGTGTCCAGGGGTTTGAAGTTGGTACGGACGACTATATAGTTAAACCGTTCAGTCCCAGGGAAGTTGTTTTACGTGTTAAAGCACTTTTACGAAGGATTTCTGCCACCAGTTTCAGTGATGGTGCACCTACCAAAAATTTATTGGTATTTCCGCATTTAACAATTGATCACGACGCACACCGTGTCACTGCGGACGGAACAGAAGTAGCATTAACACCTAAAGAGTATGAGCTCCTTTGTTATCTTGCCAAATCGCCTGATAAAGTGTTTAATCGTGAACTGTTGCTGAAGGACGTTTGGGAATATGAATTTTTTGGCGATTTGCGGACGGTAGATACACATGTAAAACGGTTACGCGAGAAATTGAATAATGTATCCGCAGACGCTGCCAAGATGATAGTCACTGTCTGGGGCGTAGGATATAAATTTGAGGTAGATGATGTC
- the ccsB gene encoding c-type cytochrome biogenesis protein CcsB has product MEALLNLSNISLYAAFALYLIATLFFGATIKGNKAKEESGNGKAGTIGIVITIIGFISQSVYFVTRWVVSGHVPVSNLFEFMTFFGMGIVLAFIIIYFIYRLPVLGVFALPIALTVLGFASMFPSEISPLVASLRHWMLYVHVTTVAFGEAILSISFVAGLIYLIRQIDQSKANKRTAWLEVILFSIFILIGFSVISVIFGSMDYKAQFEYTKNGATLTADYPLPPIAGPNEGKLVTEGAMKPWFETPEWMRGADAARKFNTVIWSVITGFIIYVSARLITRKRIGAAIQPLLKKAKPDLLDEVSYRAVAIGFPVFTLGGLIFASIWAQIAWDRFWGWDPKEVWALVTWFFYAAFLHLRLSRGWHGERSAWLAVGGFAIIMFNLIAVNLVLAGLHSYA; this is encoded by the coding sequence ATGGAAGCGTTGCTTAATCTAAGTAATATATCACTTTATGCAGCATTTGCCCTATATTTAATTGCCACACTTTTCTTTGGTGCAACAATCAAAGGAAACAAGGCAAAAGAGGAATCGGGCAATGGGAAAGCCGGAACAATCGGAATTGTTATTACGATAATCGGCTTTATATCACAATCGGTCTACTTTGTAACGAGATGGGTTGTAAGCGGACATGTTCCTGTCAGTAACCTTTTTGAGTTTATGACATTTTTCGGTATGGGAATCGTGCTAGCCTTTATCATTATTTATTTCATTTACAGGCTGCCTGTACTAGGAGTGTTTGCACTGCCAATAGCTCTGACCGTACTTGGTTTTGCCAGTATGTTTCCCAGTGAGATCTCGCCGCTTGTGGCATCACTTAGGCACTGGATGCTTTACGTTCATGTAACAACAGTAGCATTTGGCGAGGCAATTCTGTCGATCAGTTTTGTAGCGGGTCTGATTTATTTAATCAGACAAATTGATCAATCAAAAGCAAATAAACGAACTGCTTGGCTGGAAGTTATCCTGTTTTCCATTTTTATACTGATCGGTTTCAGTGTAATATCTGTTATATTCGGTTCAATGGATTATAAGGCTCAGTTCGAATATACAAAAAATGGCGCGACATTGACTGCCGATTATCCTCTTCCACCAATTGCCGGACCAAATGAAGGCAAACTTGTTACAGAAGGTGCAATGAAACCATGGTTTGAAACGCCTGAATGGATGCGAGGTGCGGATGCAGCAAGAAAATTCAATACGGTTATTTGGTCCGTGATTACCGGTTTTATAATTTATGTATCAGCACGGTTAATTACACGGAAAAGAATTGGTGCGGCAATCCAGCCGCTCCTGAAAAAAGCAAAACCTGATTTATTGGATGAAGTTTCGTATCGAGCGGTCGCAATAGGCTTTCCGGTATTTACACTGGGCGGACTGATCTTTGCATCTATTTGGGCCCAAATTGCCTGGGATCGTTTCTGGGGATGGGATCCGAAAGAAGTATGGGCATTAGTAACCTGGTTCTTTTACGCAGCGTTTTTACATTTACGACTGTCCAGAGGCTGGCATGGTGAAAGATCAGCTTGGCTAGCAGTTGGTGGATTCGCGATTATTATGTTTAATCTGATTGCGGTGAATCTCGTGCTGGCCGGACTGCATTCCTATGCATGA
- the resB gene encoding cytochrome c biogenesis protein ResB, whose protein sequence is MKHIKCECGHVNPEGTVLCEACGKPVEGNQHIDGNDKKKLLNMRYDGSARRSQTYNKSIIDKTWNFFSSVKIGVWLIVLALVASAIGTIFPQEMYIPADAESRDPSIYYEQTYGILGQIYYQLGFHNLYGSAWYLILIALIGVSLVICSIDRFVPLYKALRMQKAKRHETFLNRQRLYSKTETVTAEEKEQLITAMKNKRYKVRDEDGHILAEKGRFSRWGPYVNHIGLIIVLIAALLRMATPMYIDEYVWVREGEQTVIPGTKGEYYIKNKNFIKETYSEENEKFQEALKQEGQVVKNYQTNVVIYKETDNSIPGSEQQLKKVTEDQIKMNHPLKFDGYTLYQAGYQQNEFTKMTFKIHKTNDPKEKAMGSITVDLTSPKKEYELDNGFRVVMEQYYPDYYMDDGEPRSKTKYPRNPAFVFSVYPPGTDKAEVSFVGIGKNIDPSNNNQYKLGIQDFQMRDVSGLTVRRDYTLPLFIIGAAIFMIGVAQGMYWQHRRIWIRPKEGGILMAAHTNKNWYGIKKDIEGIIEGTNVKMVDDQQELEELS, encoded by the coding sequence ATGAAACACATCAAATGTGAATGCGGACATGTTAACCCGGAAGGTACCGTTCTTTGCGAAGCATGCGGTAAACCGGTGGAGGGCAACCAGCATATCGACGGTAATGACAAGAAAAAATTGCTGAACATGCGATATGATGGCAGTGCACGCAGATCACAGACGTATAATAAATCAATTATCGATAAAACATGGAACTTTTTTTCATCCGTGAAGATTGGGGTCTGGTTAATTGTGCTTGCACTGGTTGCCTCAGCCATCGGCACCATTTTTCCACAGGAGATGTATATTCCGGCTGATGCGGAATCCAGAGACCCTTCGATTTACTACGAACAGACGTATGGTATTTTGGGACAGATTTATTATCAATTAGGGTTTCATAATCTATATGGCTCGGCATGGTATCTGATTCTCATCGCTTTAATCGGAGTATCGCTGGTGATATGCAGTATTGATCGTTTTGTTCCTTTATACAAAGCATTAAGAATGCAAAAAGCAAAACGGCACGAGACTTTTTTGAACAGACAGCGTTTGTACAGCAAGACCGAAACAGTTACTGCAGAAGAAAAAGAACAACTTATTACAGCCATGAAAAATAAACGTTACAAAGTCCGGGATGAGGATGGTCATATTTTAGCTGAGAAGGGAAGATTTTCCCGCTGGGGTCCATATGTGAATCACATTGGACTTATTATAGTACTGATTGCGGCATTACTCAGAATGGCCACCCCTATGTATATTGATGAATATGTCTGGGTCAGGGAAGGTGAACAGACCGTCATCCCCGGAACAAAGGGAGAATATTACATAAAAAACAAAAATTTTATTAAGGAGACATATTCCGAGGAAAACGAGAAGTTTCAAGAGGCTCTCAAACAAGAAGGACAAGTTGTGAAGAACTATCAGACTAACGTTGTAATCTACAAGGAAACAGATAATTCCATCCCGGGATCAGAGCAGCAACTTAAGAAAGTCACTGAAGATCAGATTAAAATGAACCATCCGCTTAAATTTGATGGGTATACGTTGTATCAGGCTGGTTATCAACAAAATGAATTCACGAAAATGACCTTTAAAATACACAAAACAAATGACCCGAAAGAAAAGGCAATGGGAAGTATTACGGTTGATTTAACATCACCAAAGAAAGAATATGAGCTGGATAACGGTTTTCGCGTTGTAATGGAACAATATTATCCTGACTACTATATGGATGATGGTGAACCAAGATCAAAAACCAAATATCCAAGAAATCCGGCATTTGTATTTTCTGTTTATCCTCCGGGCACTGATAAAGCTGAGGTTAGCTTTGTCGGAATCGGAAAAAACATTGATCCAAGTAATAACAATCAGTATAAACTTGGCATCCAGGATTTTCAGATGCGCGATGTCAGCGGTTTAACCGTACGACGTGACTATACATTGCCATTATTCATTATCGGTGCAGCGATTTTCATGATTGGTGTCGCACAAGGAATGTACTGGCAGCACCGCAGAATTTGGATTCGCCCTAAAGAAGGTGGTATTTTGATGGCAGCACATACAAATAAAAACTGGTACGGTATCAAAAAGGACATTGAAGGTATAATCGAAGGTACGAATGTAAAAATGGTTGATGATCAGCAGGAACTCGAAGAATTATCTTAA
- the resA gene encoding thiol-disulfide oxidoreductase ResA, which yields MSAEQRMINKKTKKRNRLIFRSIVLAVLLVALIYAVVSNLTKENTNVDVGDEAPDFVLNQINKNNELEKIQFSNLEGKGVMLNFWGTWCEPCEAEMPFMQKLYPEYKKKGVEIVTVNLDASKFVVHQFVDKYDLTFPVLYDAKDQVMNLYNVGPIPSSFFISPEGEIVEVVEGALTLEKLEGYLKQIQPEQQS from the coding sequence ATGAGTGCAGAGCAGCGGATGATAAACAAAAAAACTAAAAAGAGAAACCGGCTGATTTTTCGTTCCATAGTATTGGCCGTACTCCTTGTTGCACTGATATACGCGGTAGTTTCAAATCTGACTAAAGAAAACACCAATGTCGATGTAGGTGATGAGGCACCTGATTTTGTACTTAATCAGATAAATAAAAATAATGAACTTGAAAAAATTCAATTCAGTAATCTCGAAGGAAAAGGTGTCATGTTAAACTTCTGGGGCACGTGGTGTGAACCGTGTGAAGCTGAAATGCCGTTTATGCAAAAACTCTATCCGGAGTATAAGAAAAAAGGCGTTGAAATTGTAACGGTTAATCTGGATGCGAGTAAATTTGTTGTACATCAATTTGTTGACAAATATGACTTAACTTTCCCTGTACTGTATGACGCGAAAGATCAGGTAATGAACCTGTATAATGTGGGGCCGATTCCGAGTTCTTTCTTTATCAGTCCGGAAGGGGAAATCGTCGAAGTTGTGGAAGGCGCACTGACGCTTGAAAAACTGGAAGGCTATTTAAAACAGATTCAACCAGAGCAACAATCATAA
- a CDS encoding pseudouridine synthase: MERLQKVIAQSGVTSRRKAEKLIADGKVKVNNKVVTELGSKVSGNDEIEVNGIKLEKEAPVYYMLYKPRGVISSLSDDKGRKVVTDFLGEVPERIYPIGRLDYDTSGILLLTNDGEFANLLMHPSHGVEKVYVCKVKGIPDKKDLNRLRTGVKSNNELLKAVGYKIMRVDRAKNTMILEITLNEGKNRHIRRMMEEIGFPVSKLKRERYGLLTLDGMQPGDYRMLNPKEVKKMRQVSH; this comes from the coding sequence ATGGAAAGATTGCAGAAAGTTATTGCGCAAAGTGGGGTTACTTCCCGGAGAAAAGCGGAGAAACTTATAGCTGACGGTAAAGTGAAAGTTAATAATAAGGTTGTAACAGAATTGGGATCAAAAGTATCAGGCAATGATGAAATTGAAGTAAATGGAATCAAACTGGAAAAAGAAGCTCCGGTATACTACATGCTGTATAAACCGAGGGGTGTTATTTCCAGTTTGTCTGATGATAAAGGGAGAAAAGTCGTTACCGATTTCCTGGGAGAAGTTCCGGAGCGAATTTATCCAATAGGACGGCTTGATTATGATACATCCGGAATTTTATTACTTACCAATGACGGTGAATTTGCTAACCTGTTGATGCACCCCAGTCACGGTGTCGAAAAGGTATATGTCTGCAAAGTTAAAGGCATACCGGATAAAAAGGATCTGAACCGGTTACGAACAGGTGTGAAATCCAATAATGAATTGTTGAAAGCAGTTGGCTATAAAATCATGCGTGTTGACCGGGCCAAAAACACCATGATACTTGAAATTACACTGAACGAGGGTAAGAACCGCCACATCAGACGCATGATGGAGGAAATCGGTTTTCCCGTTTCCAAGCTGAAGCGGGAACGTTATGGATTGTTAACACTGGATGGTATGCAGCCCGGGGATTACCGTATGTTGAACCCGAAAGAAGTAAAAAAAATGCGTCAGGTGTCACATTAA
- a CDS encoding spore maturation protein, with protein MGVITAISTWLIPCFILIVLVVATWKRVPTYEMFVEGGKEGVSMAFSLLPFLVGMIVSIAILRSSGALEAFINLITPFLVQIGIPPDIIPLALVRPISGTAALGMTTELISTHGADSFIGRLASTMQGSTDTTLYILTVYFGAVGIRKMGYAVKVGLLADLVGIIASIIIVTLIFG; from the coding sequence ATGGGAGTTATAACTGCTATTAGCACTTGGCTGATTCCTTGTTTTATTCTGATTGTGTTGGTTGTTGCCACTTGGAAGCGGGTGCCAACCTATGAAATGTTTGTTGAGGGAGGAAAGGAAGGTGTCAGTATGGCCTTTTCTTTACTTCCTTTTTTAGTCGGTATGATTGTTTCCATTGCTATTTTGCGAAGTTCTGGTGCGCTGGAAGCCTTTATTAATCTGATTACCCCTTTCCTCGTACAAATCGGGATTCCTCCCGATATTATTCCATTGGCACTTGTACGACCGATATCAGGAACAGCTGCACTGGGAATGACTACTGAATTAATCAGTACACATGGAGCGGATTCTTTCATCGGTCGTCTGGCATCCACCATGCAGGGCAGCACCGATACGACTCTTTATATATTGACCGTTTATTTCGGAGCAGTTGGCATCAGAAAAATGGGATATGCAGTAAAGGTTGGACTACTGGCCGATTTAGTTGGTATAATTGCCTCGATTATTATCGTTACATTAATATTTGGATAA